In Odocoileus virginianus isolate 20LAN1187 ecotype Illinois chromosome 23, Ovbor_1.2, whole genome shotgun sequence, one DNA window encodes the following:
- the LOC110121558 gene encoding taste receptor type 2 member 10-like: MLSLPEGLLIFVAVSESILGVLGNGFIGLAYCIECVKNKKFSTISFILMGLATSRICLIGLITTDGFVKIFSPEMYSSGYLIDCVTYLWVILNPSSVFFATSLSIFYFLKIANFSHHIFLWLRSDIKRVLLLLMGCLLISWLVTFPLTVKIISDIRAKNRSIVFSVKVHKSEFFRNQILLNLGTLLVFILCLITCILLFISLWRHNQRMLLNATGFRDPSTEAHIKAMKVLISFIILFILYFIGIIIEISCTTMSESKLLFIFGLTITALYPWGHSFILILGNNKLKQVFLRVLKQLNCWRKEKLLRTP, from the coding sequence ATGCTGAGTCTACCAGAAGGCCTCCTCATTTTTGTAGCAGTTAGTGAGTCAATATTGGGGGTTTTAGGGAATGGATTTATTGGACTTGCATACTGCATTGAATGTGTGAAGAACAAGAAGTTTTCTACTATCAGCTTTATTCTCATGGGCTTAGCTACTTCCAGAATTTGCCTGATAGGGTTAATAACTACTGATGGATTTGTGAAGATTTTTTCTCCAGAAATGTATTCCTCTGGTTACCTAATTGACTGTGTTACTTACTTATGGGTAATTCTGAATCCATCAAGTGTCTTTTTTGCCACCAGCCTCAGCATCTTCTATTTCCTGAAGATAGCCAATTTTTCCCATCACATTTTTCTCTGGTTGAGGAGTGACATCAAAAGGGTTCTTCTTCTTCTGATGGGATGCTTGCTTATTTCATGGTTAGTTACTTTTCCACTAACTGTGAAGATAATTAGTGATATTAGAGCAAAGAATAGAAGCATAGTCTTTTCAGTCAAAGTGCATAAAAGTGAATTCTTTAGAAACCAGATTTTGCTCAATCTAGGAACACTTCTGGTCTTCATACTATGCCTGATAACATGTATCCTATTGTTCATTTCCCTTTGGAGGCACAATCAGAGGATGCTATTGAACGCCACAGGATTCAGAGACCCCAGCACAGAAGCACATATCAAAGCAATGAAAGTTTTGATATCTTTTATCATcctttttatcttgtattttatAGGCATTATCATAGAAATATCATGCACTACTATGTCAGAAAGCAAgctgttgtttatttttggtcTGACCATCACAGCCCTCTATCCCTGGGGACACTCATTTATCCTAATTCTAGGAAACAACAAGCTAAAGCAAGTTTTTTTGAGGGTACTGAAGCAATTAAATTGCTGGAGGAAAGAGAAGCTCCTCAGAACTCCTTGA